One segment of Salvia splendens isolate huo1 chromosome 20, SspV2, whole genome shotgun sequence DNA contains the following:
- the LOC121781253 gene encoding MND1-interacting protein 1-like isoform X1 — translation MSSSVFEDKGWWHLTEEQLEELLLTSLEFLYNLAINKLVEFGYVEEEALNAILRNGHCYGEMDVLNNILRNSLAYLHSGCINWISGDPVPSFTDLRQLREYSLMGLVSFLQREKPHLTKDDALWSILMSVVLVGNASAMEIALQREIECPKRFNLSPLMKCMLKRDVMMFAAGFGGIPKRFQSQSQACPGSLSGGCGTAAAVPDGNSVEPQCAKTQDVVNSAVSKFRNFNCDEKNTGQVPLDEQDFIILILVYQITYLKKQVKERKEWAHQKAIQAAKKLSCDFTELRKLRMEREETRRLKKGRKTLDDTTLEKVTDMENAVKMANDQVDDLNGLVKKLETKNAEIRAEMEASKLSASESVSSCLEVEKREKRCLKRLLAWEKQKTKMQEDIAAAKQKISELQEELAQVEAATKETEAKWRQEQQAKELVFTQLENERHLKEASKANNKTRLEDLRRKKKINFQRHKDDLQRLEQECDRLKESAQLTEVENDFWTEAYILQDCSKKKVRCDRVCVICTRHEVSVVFLPCTHQVICANCNGNYGKKGKDTCAYCGIPIEERIQVFGASS, via the exons ATGTCGAGTTCTGTGTTTGAGGATAAGGGTTGGTGGCACCTTACAGAGGAACAGTTAGAGGAGTTGCTGCTCACGAGTTTGGAGTTTTTGTATAATCTGGCGATAAATAAGCTTGTTGAATTTGGTTATGTTGAGGAGGAGGCACTCAATGCAATCTTAAGGAATGGGCATTGTTATGGTGAAATGGATGTTTTGAATAACATTTTGCGCAATTCTTTGGCTTATCTGCATAGTGGCTGCATTAATTGGATTTCGGGGGATCCGGTGCCTTCGTTTACAGACTTGAGGCAGCTGCGGGAGTATTCGCTTATGGGATTGGTTTCTTTCTTGCAACGAGAAAAGCCCCATCTGACCAAGGATGATGCATTGTGGAGTATACTGATGAGTGTTGTCCTTGTTGGTAATGCAAGTGCAATGGAAATAGCTTTGCAGAGAGAGATTGAGTGTCCAAAGAGATTTAACCTCAGTCCGTTAATGAAGTGCATGTTGAAGAGGGACGTTATGATGTTTGCTGCAGGATTTGGGGGAATTCCGAAGCGGTTTCAGAGCCAATCACAAGCCTGTCCTGGTTCTTTATCTGGTGGGTGTGGTACGGCGGCTGCAGTTCCAGATGGGAACAGTGTCGAGCCCCAGTGTGCCAAGACTCAAGATGTGGTTAACTCGGCAGTGAGTAAGTTTCGGAACTTCAATTGTGATGAGAAGAACACTGGACAAGTACCATTGGATGAACAAGATTTCATCATCCTTATTTTGGTCTATCAGATTACGTACTTAAAGAAACAGGTGAAGGAACGTAAAGAGTGGGCTCACCAGAAGGCGATCCAAGCTGCAAAAAAGCTCAGTTGTGATTTCACTGAACTGAGGAAGTTGAGAATGGAGAGAGAGGAGACTCGGCGCCTGAAAAAGGGCAGGAAAACGCTTGATGATACTACCCTGGAAAAGGTCACTGACATGGAGAATGCTGTAAAGATGGCTAATGATCAAGTAGATGATCTAAATGGTCTTGTTAAGAAGCTTGAGACAAAAAATGCAGAAATTAGAGCAGAGATGGAAGCATCTAAACTAAGCGCATCTGAATCGGTCTCATCCTGTTTGGAAGTAGAGAAGAGGGAGAAAAGGTGCCTTAAGAGGCTTCTGGCATGGGAGAAGCAGAAAACTAAGATGCAGGAAGATATTGCCGCAGCGAAACAGAAGATCTCAGAGTTACAGGAGGAACTGGCTCAGGTCGAGGCAGCCACAAAGGAAACTGAG GCAAAGTGGAGGCAGGAGCAGCAGGCTAAAGAACTAGTTTTCACACAGCTGGAGAATGAGCGGCACCTTAAAGAAGCTTCTAAGGCTAATAACAAAACAAGGCTTGAGGATCTGCGCcgaaagaaaaagataaatttCCAGCGCCACAAAGATGATCTCCAGCGCCTTGAGCAAGAATGTGATCGCCTTAAAGAGTCGGCACAGTTAACAGAGGTGGAAAATGATTTTTGGACAGAAGCTTATATACTGCAAGACTGTTCAAAAAAGAAGGTCAGATGTGATAGGGTATGCGTGATTTGCACGAGACATGAAGTTTCTGTTGTTTTTCTTCCTTGCACTCATCAGGTGATCTGTGCAAACTGTAACGGAAACTATGGAAAGAAAGGTAAAGATACATGTGCATATTGTGGGATTCCGATTGAAGAAAGGATTCAAGTTTTTGGTGCAAGCTCGTAG
- the LOC121781253 gene encoding MND1-interacting protein 1-like isoform X2, whose protein sequence is MSSSVFEDKGWWHLTEEQLEELLLTSLEFLYNLAINKLVEFGYVEEEALNAILRNGHCYGEMDVLNNILRNSLAYLHSGCINWISGDPVPSFTDLRQLREYSLMGLVSFLQREKPHLTKDDALWSILMSVVLVGNASAMEIALQREIECPKRFNLSPLMKCMLKRDVMMFAAGFGGIPKRFQSQSQACPGSLSGGCGTAAAVPDGNSVEPQCAKTQDVVNSAVSKFRNFNCDEKNTGQVPLDEQDFIILILVYQITYLKKQVKERKEWAHQKAIQAAKKLSCDFTELRKLRMEREETRRLKKGRKTLDDTTLEKVTDMENAVKMANDQVDDLNGLVKKLETKNAEIRAEMEASKLSASESVSSCLEVEKREKRCLKRLLAWEKQKTKMQEDIAAAKQKISELQEELAQVEAATKETEVGIILLSASAYEGLHVQRHSFGLFIKGKVEAGAAG, encoded by the exons ATGTCGAGTTCTGTGTTTGAGGATAAGGGTTGGTGGCACCTTACAGAGGAACAGTTAGAGGAGTTGCTGCTCACGAGTTTGGAGTTTTTGTATAATCTGGCGATAAATAAGCTTGTTGAATTTGGTTATGTTGAGGAGGAGGCACTCAATGCAATCTTAAGGAATGGGCATTGTTATGGTGAAATGGATGTTTTGAATAACATTTTGCGCAATTCTTTGGCTTATCTGCATAGTGGCTGCATTAATTGGATTTCGGGGGATCCGGTGCCTTCGTTTACAGACTTGAGGCAGCTGCGGGAGTATTCGCTTATGGGATTGGTTTCTTTCTTGCAACGAGAAAAGCCCCATCTGACCAAGGATGATGCATTGTGGAGTATACTGATGAGTGTTGTCCTTGTTGGTAATGCAAGTGCAATGGAAATAGCTTTGCAGAGAGAGATTGAGTGTCCAAAGAGATTTAACCTCAGTCCGTTAATGAAGTGCATGTTGAAGAGGGACGTTATGATGTTTGCTGCAGGATTTGGGGGAATTCCGAAGCGGTTTCAGAGCCAATCACAAGCCTGTCCTGGTTCTTTATCTGGTGGGTGTGGTACGGCGGCTGCAGTTCCAGATGGGAACAGTGTCGAGCCCCAGTGTGCCAAGACTCAAGATGTGGTTAACTCGGCAGTGAGTAAGTTTCGGAACTTCAATTGTGATGAGAAGAACACTGGACAAGTACCATTGGATGAACAAGATTTCATCATCCTTATTTTGGTCTATCAGATTACGTACTTAAAGAAACAGGTGAAGGAACGTAAAGAGTGGGCTCACCAGAAGGCGATCCAAGCTGCAAAAAAGCTCAGTTGTGATTTCACTGAACTGAGGAAGTTGAGAATGGAGAGAGAGGAGACTCGGCGCCTGAAAAAGGGCAGGAAAACGCTTGATGATACTACCCTGGAAAAGGTCACTGACATGGAGAATGCTGTAAAGATGGCTAATGATCAAGTAGATGATCTAAATGGTCTTGTTAAGAAGCTTGAGACAAAAAATGCAGAAATTAGAGCAGAGATGGAAGCATCTAAACTAAGCGCATCTGAATCGGTCTCATCCTGTTTGGAAGTAGAGAAGAGGGAGAAAAGGTGCCTTAAGAGGCTTCTGGCATGGGAGAAGCAGAAAACTAAGATGCAGGAAGATATTGCCGCAGCGAAACAGAAGATCTCAGAGTTACAGGAGGAACTGGCTCAGGTCGAGGCAGCCACAAAGGAAACTGAG GTTGGAATCATCTTGTTGTCTGCGAGTGCTTATGAAGGCCTTCACGTACAAAGGCATTCCTTTGGTCTATTTATTAAAG GCAAAGTGGAGGCAGGAGCAGCAGGCTAA
- the LOC121780631 gene encoding glutathione S-transferase T1-like has translation MTMIRFKFERISILSTQLNSTQLLHIFLNPSLFLRKKGRSKMELKVYCDRMSQPSRAILIFCKENNAEFEEVTVEIGKGQHRTPEFAEVNPMKQVPAVIHGDFKLFESHAILIYLASTIPGVADHWYPADVRERAKVHSVLDWHHTNLRRGSVGYLLNTVFAVAFGMPGDPKAAAEGEKLLSASLARIESFWLQGGPFLLGNSKPTIADLALACEVTQLEVADEKDQDRILKPHTKIVKWIEVVKSATAPHFEEIHAAIRSAREPLKKLKAQAGHKSE, from the exons tcaactcaactcaactcaactcaactccTGCATATATTTCTCAATCCGTCTCTGTTTCTGAGAAAAAAAGGGCGAAGCAAAATGGAGCTCAAAGTCTACTGTGATCGGATGTCCCAGCCATCACGAGCAATTCTCATCTTCTGCAA GGAAAATAATGCAGAATTTGAGGAGGTTACGGTCGAGATCGGTAAGGGCCAACACCGCACCCCTGAATTTGCAG AAGTGAATCCTATGAAACAAGTTCCAGCTGTCATCCATGGTGATTTCAAGCTTTTTGAGAG CCATGCCATACTTATTTATCTGGCTTCAACAATTCCTGGGGTTGCTGATCACTG GTACCCAGCTGATGTACGCGAGAGAGCAAAGGTCCATTCGGTGCTGGATTGGCACCACACGAATTTGCGCCGTGGCTCAG TTGGATATCTCTTGAATACCGTCTTTGCAGTAGCGTTTGGCATGCCTGGGGACCCGAAAGCAGCAGCTGAAGGTGAAAAGCTTCTTTCGGCATCTCTTGCAAGAATTGAGTCATTCTGGCTTCAAGGAGGACCATTTTTGCTTGGGAATTCAAAGCCAACAATTGCTGATCTAGCTTTAGCTTGTGAAGTCACACAACTTGAG GTTGCAGATGAGAAGGACCAAGACCGTATTCTGAAACCCCACACGAAAATCGTGAAGTGGATCGAGGTTGTGAAGAGCGCAACCGCCCCTCATTTTGAGGAAATTCATGCAGCAATCCGTTCAGCCAGAGAGCCCCTAAAGAAACTGAAGGCCCAGGCAGGTCACAAATCGGAGTGA